The bacterium genome includes the window GGCCGGCGCCTTCACGGCCTCAGGCGGCGGCGCCATAAGTGCCACGGCGGCGGCAACGTCGCTCATCACCCGGTGTAACGAGCAAACGGGCCAGAAAGTTTCGGTCGCGCCTACCGGGCGACGACGTTGACCAGCTTGCCGGGGACGACGATGACATCCTGAACGGCCTTGCCGTCGGTAAACTTGCGGACGCGCTCGCTCTCCAGCGCCACGTCCCTGAGGCGCGCCTCGTCGATGCCGGCCGGAACGCTGATGCGGTCGCGCACACGGCCGTTGACCTGCAGGACCACGGTCACGGTCTCTTCGCGGATCGCCGCGGCGTCCCACGTCGGCCAGGACTGCCGGTGCACGCTGTAGGCGCCGCCGAGCCTTGCCCACAGCTCCTCGGCGACGTGCGGTGTGAGCGGCGCGAGCATCAGCACGAGCGTCCGCAGCGCGTCTTTCCATTCCGCGGTCGCCGGTCCGCCTTCGGCCCGCAGCTCGGCCAGCCGGTTCATGTAGGTCATCAGCGCCGCGACCGCGGTGTTGAAGCGGAACGCCTCGAGGTCGTCCGTCACGCGCTTGAGCGCCTGGTGCGTCGCGCGCCGGACCTGCCCCGCGAGGGAGGACGGGTCCGCGGCGCCGCCGTCGCCGGCAGCGCGCTCACGGCCGCCCGCCGACACCGCATCGGCGCCGGACGACGTCTCCAGCACGAGATGCCATACACGCTGCAGGAAGCGGTGCACGCCCTCGATGCCGCGGGGATTCCAGGGGCCGCCCCCGTCCCACGGTCCGATGAACATCAGGTACACCCGCACCGTGTCGGCGCCCATCGTGCCCACGTAGTCGTCGGGGTTCACGACGTTGCCGCGCGACTTGCTCATCCGGTTCCCGTCGGGCCCGAGGATGATGCCCTGGTTGAACAGCCGCAGCATCGGCTCGTCGAGGGTGGTGAGCCCGAGGTCCCGCATCGCCTTCGTGAAAAACCGCGTGTACATGAGGTGCAGCACGGCGTGCTCGATGCCGCCGGTGTACTGATCGACCGGCAGCCAGCGGCGGCCGGCCTCCGGGTCGTACGGCTGCGCGGCATCGTGCGGGCTCAAGAACCGGTACTGGTACCAGGACGAGTCGACGAAGGTGTCCATCGTGTCGATCTCGCGCTCGGCCGGTCCCCCGCATTTCGGGCACGTGGTCTTGCGAAACTTCTCGTGGTATTTGAGCGGCGACTCGCCGGTCGGCAGAAACTCCGCGTCCTCGGGAAGGCGCACCGGCAGATCCTCATAGGGCACCGGTACCGCGCCGCAGGACGGACAGTACACGATCGGGATCGGCGTGCCCCAGTAGCGCTGCCGGCTGATCAGCCAGTCGCGCAGCCGGTACGTCACCGCGGCGCGCCCGCGCCCCGCCCGGTCGAGCGCTTCCGTGACCCGCCGGCGGCCCTCCGCGCTCGACGTGCCGTCGAAGGGGCCGGAGTTCACCATCGTCCCCTCTCCGATGTAGGCCTCTGCGAGCGGCTTGCCGTCCCAGTCCGGCGGCGCGATGACGGTCGGAATCGGCAGCCGGTATTTCTTCGCGAACTCCCAGTCGCGGGTGTCGTGCGCCGGCACCGCGTGAATCGCGCCGGTGCCGTACGACAGCAGCACGTAGTCGCCGATGTAGATCGGGATCCGCGCGTTCGTCAGCGGGTGGCGCGCGTAGGCGCCGATGAACACGCCGGTCTTCTCCCGGTCCTCGGCAAGGCGCTCGATCTCGGTCTGCCGCCGCGCACGGTGCACGTAGGCCGTGACCTCCGCGCGGTGCTCCGGGGTCGTCAGCTTCTCGACAAGCGGATGCTCCGGCGCCAGCACGAGGAACGTCGCCCCGAAGAGCGTATCCGGCCGCGTCGTGAACACCGTGATCGGATCGCCCTGCTCGCTCATGTAGACGATCTCGGCGCCGTCGCTGCGGCCGATCCAGTTTCGCTGCAGCGTCTCGACGCGCTCCGGCCACTCCATCTTGCTGAAATCCAAGAGCTCGTCGGCGTAGCGCGTGATCCGGAAGAACCACTGCTCGAGGTCCTTCTTGATCACCGGCGTACCGCACCGCTCGCAGACGCGCTCGGCCCCGACGACCTGTTCGCGCGCCAGCGTCGTGTTGCAGTGCGGACACCAGTCGACCGGCGCCATCGCGCGGTAGGCGAGCCCGGCCTCGTAGAACTTCAGGAAAAACCACTGGTTCCAGACGTAGTACTCCGGAAGGCACGTGACGATCTCGCGCGACCAGTCGAACATCGCGCCCATCGAGCGCAGTTGTCCGCGCATCCGCTCGATGTTCGCGATCGTCCACTTGTAGGGGTGGATGCCGTGGCTGATCGCGGCGTTCTCGGCCGGCAGGCCGAAGGCGTCGAAGCCCATCGGGAAGAGGACGTTGT containing:
- the leuS gene encoding leucine--tRNA ligase — its product is MTDPYDPKTIEATWQARWEADGLYRVRDDASRPKYYFVTMYPYPSGDLHIGHWYAMTPSDAKARFQRMRGHNVLFPMGFDAFGLPAENAAISHGIHPYKWTIANIERMRGQLRSMGAMFDWSREIVTCLPEYYVWNQWFFLKFYEAGLAYRAMAPVDWCPHCNTTLAREQVVGAERVCERCGTPVIKKDLEQWFFRITRYADELLDFSKMEWPERVETLQRNWIGRSDGAEIVYMSEQGDPITVFTTRPDTLFGATFLVLAPEHPLVEKLTTPEHRAEVTAYVHRARRQTEIERLAEDREKTGVFIGAYARHPLTNARIPIYIGDYVLLSYGTGAIHAVPAHDTRDWEFAKKYRLPIPTVIAPPDWDGKPLAEAYIGEGTMVNSGPFDGTSSAEGRRRVTEALDRAGRGRAAVTYRLRDWLISRQRYWGTPIPIVYCPSCGAVPVPYEDLPVRLPEDAEFLPTGESPLKYHEKFRKTTCPKCGGPAEREIDTMDTFVDSSWYQYRFLSPHDAAQPYDPEAGRRWLPVDQYTGGIEHAVLHLMYTRFFTKAMRDLGLTTLDEPMLRLFNQGIILGPDGNRMSKSRGNVVNPDDYVGTMGADTVRVYLMFIGPWDGGGPWNPRGIEGVHRFLQRVWHLVLETSSGADAVSAGGRERAAGDGGAADPSSLAGQVRRATHQALKRVTDDLEAFRFNTAVAALMTYMNRLAELRAEGGPATAEWKDALRTLVLMLAPLTPHVAEELWARLGGAYSVHRQSWPTWDAAAIREETVTVVLQVNGRVRDRISVPAGIDEARLRDVALESERVRKFTDGKAVQDVIVVPGKLVNVVAR